In the genome of Ananas comosus cultivar F153 linkage group 11, ASM154086v1, whole genome shotgun sequence, one region contains:
- the LOC109716981 gene encoding subtilisin-like protease SBT5.6 isoform X2, producing the protein MDSPQCSLMKKLRRYRVQFRLTMGEVVSTFPSKGRWSPHTTRSWEFIGHEEGLKGQEIDSLRSKAKDGKDVIIGMLDSGIWPESKSFSDEGMGPIPKQWKGICQEGDSFNSSNCNKKLIGARYYLKAYEAYYGALNTTYAYRSPRDHDGHGTHTASTAAGRPVPGAAALGGFAGGTPASGGAPLARLAAYKVCWPIPGPNPNIENTCFEADMLAAIDDAVGDGVGVLSISIGSVGAKPRLDKDGIAIGALHAARRGVVVACSAGNNGPAPATASNLAPWVITVGASSIDRAFRSPITLGSGMTITGQTVTPYQLKKKKLYPLIYAGDAVVPGTPTNVSGQCLPNSLSPEKARGKIVVCLRGSGLRVAKALEVKRAGGSAIILGNPLAYANEVPVDALLLPGTAVSANGTIAILNYINSSRRPTATIGRAHTVLDVRPSPVMAQFSSRGPNVLEPNLLKPDITAPGLNILAAWSEASSPTKLDDDHRRVKFNILSGTSMSCPHVSATAALLKSLYPHWSSAAIRSAMMTTATVNDANGGPIINAAGQVAGPMEYGSGHIRPNHAADSGLIYDASYEDYLLFGCATAGLQFDPSFECPKCPPSPSNLNHPSVTVANLSGTITVRRTVTNVGQSKAQYRVTVLEPVSVSVKIRPKTLGFKAAGQRKSFFITFKAHGKGNGEYVAGSYTWSDGVHFVRSPVVVSLA; encoded by the exons ATGGATTCGCCGCAGTGCTCTCTGATGAAGAAGCTGCGGCGCTATCGGGTACAGTTCAGATTAA CTATGGGGGAAGTGGTGTCTACATTTCCAAGCAAAGGGAGGTGGTCACCACACACTACAAGGTCATGGGAGTTCATCGGGCACGAAGAAGGATTGAAAGGTCAAGAGATTGATTCGCTACGATCCAAAGCAAAGGATGGGAAAGATGTTATCATTGGCATGTTGGATTCTG GTATTTGGCCCGAGTCCAAAAGCTTTAGTGATGAAGGAATGGGACCAATTCCTAAACAATGGAAAGGGATTTGTCAAGAAGGAGACTCATTTAACTCTTCAAATTGCAACAA GAAGCTGATCGGAGCGCGATACTACCTGAAGGCATACGAGGCCTACTACGGCGCGCTGAACACCACGTACGCCTACCGCTCGCCCCGCGACCACGACGGCCACGGCACTCACaccgcctccaccgccgccggcCGCCCCGTCCCAGGCGCTGCAGCCCTCGGTGGCTTTGCAGGCGGCACCCCCGCGTCCGGCGGCGCCCCCCTCGCCCGCCTCGCCGCCTACAAGGTCTGCTGGCCCATCCCCGGGCCCAACCCCAACATCGAGAACACCTGCTTCGAGGCCGACATGCTCGCCGCCATCGACGACGCCGTCGGAGACGGCGTCGGTGTGCTCAGCATCTCCATCGGGTCCGTCGGCGCCAAGCCCCGCCTTGACAAGGACGGCATAGCCATCGGAGCGCTGCATGCGGCGCGCCgcggcgtcgtcgtcgcctGCAGCGCCGGGAACAACGGGCCCGCGCCGGCCACCGCTTCCAACCTCGCCCCGTGGGTGATCACCGTCGGCGCCAGCAGCATCGACCGGGCCTTCCGTTCGCCGATCACGCTCGGCAGTGGGATGACGATCACG GGTCAAACAGTTACACCGTACCagttgaagaaaaagaaactctatCCTTTAATCTATGCTGGGGATGCTGTGGTTCCTGGGACTCCCACCAATGTTTCAGG GCAGTGTCTACCCAATTCTCTGTCCCCCGAAAAGGCGAGGGGCAAGATAGTCGTGTGCCTGCGAGGAAGCGGTCTGCGGGTGGCCAAGGCACTGGAGGTGAAAAGGGCCGGCGGGTCGGCCATTATACTAGGCAATCCTTTGGCTTACGCGAATGAGGTCCCCGTCGACGCCCTCCTACTACCCGGAACGGCCGTGTCAGCGAACGGTACCATCGCCATTCTCAACTACATCAACTCAAGCCGGAGACCGACCGCCACCATCGGTCGGGCTCATACTGTTTTAGATGTTAGGCCTTCGCCGGTCATGGCCCAGTTCTCCTCTCGCGGGCCCAACGTTCTCGAGCCCAATCTTCTCAAG CCCGACATTACGGCACCGGGGTTGAATATATTGGCAGCTTGGAGCGAAGCATCCTCGCCTACGAAGCTCGATGACGATCACCGGAGagtaaaatttaacattttgtCGGGGACATCGATGTCGTGCCCTCATGTATCTGCTACTGCAGCTCTTCTCAAATCCTTGTACCCTCATTGGAGCTCCGCCGCTATTAGATCTGCTATGATGACCACTG CTACCGTAAATGATGCCAACGGAGGCCCAATAATTAACGCGGCCGGACAAGTGGCCGGGCCCATGGAGTATGGATCGGGCCACATTCGGCCCAATCATGCGGCGGACTCGGGCCTCATTTACGATGCTTCGTACGAAGACTACCTCCTCTTCGGATGCGCAACCGCAGGCCTCCAATTTGACCCGTCGTTCGAGTGCCCAAAATGCCCGCCATCCCCGTCCAATCTCAACCATCCGTCCGTCACCGTCGCCAACCTCAGCGGGACCATCACCGTCCGTAGGACGGTCACCAACGTGGGCCAAAGCAAGGCCCAATACCGTGTGACCGTCCTCGAACCCGTCAGTGTTTCAGTTAAAATTAGGCCCAAAACTTTGGGCTTTAAAGCGGCGGGCCAAAGGAAGAGCTTTTTTATCACATTTAAAGCCCATGGTAAGGGTAATGGGGAATACGTGGCAGGGTCGTACACGTGGAGCGATGGGGTCCACTTTGTCAGGAGCCCTGTTGTAGTTTCTCTtgcctga
- the LOC109717349 gene encoding alpha,alpha-trehalose-phosphate synthase [UDP-forming] 1, translating into MSFSENHKYNGGRSASSRLERLLWDRELRRSSRPSHQQEEPNYTSTADNNNISSSSSSSSNSNSNNNYNNNHGNSNGSVCCDDGGTNADIDAGVEIGPAEFAMPSGCGASRGAGSDSAAVAGEVTIGMPSSSGAARSWRDGFRMGGSRGMKQRLLVVANRLPVSAVRRGEDSWSLEISAGGLVSALLGVKDVDAKWIGWAGVNVPDEVGQRALTRALAEKRCIPVFLDEEIVHQYYNGYCNNILWPLFHYLGLPQEDRLATTRSFQSQFDAYKRANQMFADVVSQHYQEGDVVWCHDYHLMFLPKCLKEYNSKMKVGWFLHTPFPSSEIHRTLPSRSELLRSVLAADLVGFHTYDYARHFVSACTRILGLEGTPEGVEDQGKLTRVAAFPIGIDSERFKRALDHPTVKERIKELKQRFEGRKVMLGVDRLDMIKGIPQKILAFEKFLEENPLWRDKVVLLQIAVPTRTDVPEYQKLTSQVHEIVGRINGRFGTLTAVPIHHLDRSLDFYGLCALYAVTDVALVTSLRDGMNLVSYEFVACQGEKKGVLILSEFAGAAQSLGAGALLVNPWNITEVAASICYALEMSSDEREKRHRHNYAHVTTHTAQDWAETFVSELNDTVVEAQLRTRQVPPLLHTDTAIERYLRSKNRLLILGFNATLTEPVESSGIRGGDQIKEMELKLHPELKGPLATLCDDPQTTVVVLSGSDRSVLDDNFGEFNMWLAAENGMFLRLTSGEWMTTMPEHLNMDWVDSVKHVFEYFTERTPRSHFEHRETSLVWNYKYADVEFGRLQARDMLQHLWTGPISNAAVDVVQGSRSVEVRSVGVTKGAAIDRILGEIVHSKSMITPIDYVLCVGHFLAKDEDIYTFFEPELPSEPLNAAKAKASDGCRPTLDRRTSGRSSNSRNNSRNSQSRTQRSQSGSERRNSFNHNSQRSPQETVSWREGSSVLDLKGENYFSCAVGRKRSNARHLLNSSDEVVCFLKKLAEVAGHCYGAGNQPG; encoded by the exons ATGAGCTTCAGCGAGAATCACAAATACAACGGCGGCCGCAGCGCGTCGTCGCGGTTGGAGCGGCTGTTGTGGGATAGAGAGCTCCGGAGGTCCAGCAGGCCTTCTCATCAGCAAGAAGAACCCAATTATACCAGCACTGCTGACAATAATAatatcagcagcagcagcagcagcagcagcaacagcaacagcaacaacaactaCAACAATAATCATGGTAACAGCAATGGCAGCGTTTGTTGCGATGACGGTGGCACTAATGCCGATATAGATGCCGGCGTAGAAATCGGCCCCGCCGAGTTTGCGATGCCGAGCGGATGCGGCGCGAGTAGGGGAGCAGGCTCCGACAGCGCCGCGGTCGCCGGTGAGGTTACGATCGGAATGCCGTCCTCCTCGGGCGCGGCGCGGAGCTGGAGGGACGGTTTCAGGATGGGCGGCTCGCGAGGCATGAAGCAGCGGCTGCTCGTGGTGGCCAATAGGCTGCCGGTTTCTGCGGTGAGGCGCGGCGAGGACTCGTGGTCTCTGGAGATCAGTGCAGGTGGATTGGTCAGCGCCCTTCTTG GTGTGAAAGATgtagatgctaaatggatagGATGGGCCGGTGTAAATGTACCAGATGAAGTTGGGCAGAGAGCGCTGACAAGGGCACTAGCTGAGAAG AGATGCATTCCAGTTTTTCTTGACGAGGAGATTGTACACCAATACTACAATGGCTACTGCAACAATATCTTGTGGCCACTTTTTCACTATCTCGGCCTCCCACAAGAAGACCGGCTTGCTACTACTCGAAGCTTTCAATCTCAGTTCGATGCATATAAGCGTGCGAACCAGATGTTTGCTGACGTCGTGAGCCAGCACTATCAAGAGGGTGATGTCGTATGGTGCCACGATTATCACCTCATGTTTCTTCCCAAATGCCTCAAGGAGTATAACAGCAAGATGAAAGTCGGCTGGTTTCTGCACACACCATTCCCTTCATCGGAAATTCATAGAACCCTTCCTTCTCGATCGGAGTTACTTAGATCTGTCCTTGCCGCTGATTTAGTTGG TTTCCATACATATGATTATGCAAGGCACTTTGTTAGTGCCTGCACCAGAATTCTTGGGCTTGAGGGCACACCAGAAGGGGTAGAAGATCAAGGAAAACTGACGAGGGTGGCAGCG TTTCCTATTGGAATAGACTCAGAGAGGTTTAAGCGAGCGCTTGATCATCCAACAGTTAAAGAGCGCATCAAAGAACTGAAGCAGCGGTTTGAGGGCCGaaag GTAATGCTGGGTGTCGATCGTCTTGATATGATTAAAGGGATACCACAAAAAATTTTGGCCTTTGAGAAGTTCCTCGAGGAAAACCCATTGTGGCGTGATAAAGTAGTCTTGCTTCAGATTGCCGTGCCAACAAGAACTGATGTACCTGAAT ATCAAAAGCTTACCAGTCAGGTGCATGAGATTGTTGGACGTATTAATGGCCGGTTTGGAACATTAACAGCAGTTCCCATACATCATCTG GATCGATCACTGGATTTTTATGGTTTATGTGCTCTCTATGCTGTAACCG ATGTGGCTCTTGTAACATCGCTGAGAGATGGGATGAATCTTGTCAGCTATGAGTTTGTGGCTTGCCAAGGTGAAAAGAAAGGGGTTCTTATTTTAAGTGAG TTTGCTGGAGCTGCACAATCTCTTGGAGCTGGTGCCCTCCTAGTAAACCCTTGGAATATAACCGAAGTTGCTGCCTCTATCTGCTATGCTTTGGAAATGTCTTCtgatgagagagaaaaacgGCATAGACATAACTATGCTCATGTGACTACGCACACCGCCCAAGATTGGGCTGAAACTTTTGTAAG CGAACTAAATGACACTGTCGTCGAAGCTCAGCTTAGGACAAGACAAGTTCCGCCTTTGCTTCACACTGACACGGCAATAGAACGATATCTGCGGTCCAAGAACCGACTGCTCATATTG GGTTTCAATGCAACATTGACTGAACCGGTTGAATCATCTGGAATAAGAGGTGGTGACCAAATTAAGGAGATGGAGCTCAAACTGCATCCCGAATTGAAAGGACCTTTGGCGACTCTTTGTGATGATCCACAGACAACTGTTGTTGTACTTAGTGGAAGTGACAGAAGTGTCCTGGATGAT AATTTTGGAGAATTCAATATGTGGTTGGCTGCAGAAAATGGGATGTTTTTACGCCTGACTAGCGGAGAATGGATGACAACAATGCCAGAGCATCTAAACATGGACTGGGTTGACAGTGTAAAG CATGTTTTTGAGTATTTTACTGAGAGAACACCCAGGTCCCATTTTGAACACCGTGAAACCTCACTTGTATGGAACTACAAGTACGCAG ACGTTGAATTTGGTAGACTTCAAGCAAGAGATATGCTACAGCACTTATGGACAGGTCCAATATCCAATGCAGCCGTTGATGTCGTCCAAGGTAGCCGGTCAGTCGAGGTTCGATCTGTGGGGGTTACCAAG GGTGCTGCAATTGATCGTATTTTGGGAGAAATTGTCCATAGTAAAAGCATGATCACCCCAATTGACTATGTTTTATGTGTTGGTCACTTCCTGGCAAAG GATGAAGATATCTACACCTTCTTCGAGCCGGAGCTCCCATCTGAGCCGTTAAATGctgcaaaagcaaaagcatcCGACGGTTGCAGGCCGACTCTCGACCGCAGGACCTCAGGGAGATCATCAAACAGTCGGAACAACTCGAGAAATTCGCAGTCGCGAACTCAGAGGTCGCAGTCCGGGTCGGAAAGGCGGAACTCGTTCAATCATAACTCTCAGCGATCTCCTCAGGAAACCGTGTCGTGGCGCGAGGGTTCTTCCGTGCTGGATCTCAAGGGCGAGAATTATTTCTCCTGCGCTGTGGGGAGGAAACGTTCCAATGCGAGGCACCTGCTCAACTCGTCGGACGAAGTTGTTTGCTTTCTCAAGAAACTGGCAGAGGTGGCGGGCCATTGCTACGGTGCCGGTAATCAGCCTGGTTAG
- the LOC109716981 gene encoding subtilisin-like protease SBT5.6 isoform X1 → MRKASPLTPTLLLFFLLRLIPSSLSHNKQGQVYIVYLGEHSGAKNTEEILEDHHSLLFSVKNSEEEARQSLLYSYKNSINGFAAVLSDEEAAALSAMGEVVSTFPSKGRWSPHTTRSWEFIGHEEGLKGQEIDSLRSKAKDGKDVIIGMLDSGIWPESKSFSDEGMGPIPKQWKGICQEGDSFNSSNCNKKLIGARYYLKAYEAYYGALNTTYAYRSPRDHDGHGTHTASTAAGRPVPGAAALGGFAGGTPASGGAPLARLAAYKVCWPIPGPNPNIENTCFEADMLAAIDDAVGDGVGVLSISIGSVGAKPRLDKDGIAIGALHAARRGVVVACSAGNNGPAPATASNLAPWVITVGASSIDRAFRSPITLGSGMTITGQTVTPYQLKKKKLYPLIYAGDAVVPGTPTNVSGQCLPNSLSPEKARGKIVVCLRGSGLRVAKALEVKRAGGSAIILGNPLAYANEVPVDALLLPGTAVSANGTIAILNYINSSRRPTATIGRAHTVLDVRPSPVMAQFSSRGPNVLEPNLLKPDITAPGLNILAAWSEASSPTKLDDDHRRVKFNILSGTSMSCPHVSATAALLKSLYPHWSSAAIRSAMMTTATVNDANGGPIINAAGQVAGPMEYGSGHIRPNHAADSGLIYDASYEDYLLFGCATAGLQFDPSFECPKCPPSPSNLNHPSVTVANLSGTITVRRTVTNVGQSKAQYRVTVLEPVSVSVKIRPKTLGFKAAGQRKSFFITFKAHGKGNGEYVAGSYTWSDGVHFVRSPVVVSLA, encoded by the exons ATGAGAAAAGCATCACCATTAACACccactcttcttcttttctttctcctccgACTCATCCCaagttctctctctcacaacaaaCAAGGACAG gtttatatagtatacttgGGAGAACACAGTGGAGCCAAAAACACTGAAGAAATCCTGGAGGACCACCATTCACTTCTCTTCTCTGTCAAAAACAG TGAGGAGGAAGCACGGCAATCTCTTTTATATAGCTACAAGAACAGCATCAATGGATTCGCCGCAGTGCTCTCTGATGAAGAAGCTGCGGCGCTATCGG CTATGGGGGAAGTGGTGTCTACATTTCCAAGCAAAGGGAGGTGGTCACCACACACTACAAGGTCATGGGAGTTCATCGGGCACGAAGAAGGATTGAAAGGTCAAGAGATTGATTCGCTACGATCCAAAGCAAAGGATGGGAAAGATGTTATCATTGGCATGTTGGATTCTG GTATTTGGCCCGAGTCCAAAAGCTTTAGTGATGAAGGAATGGGACCAATTCCTAAACAATGGAAAGGGATTTGTCAAGAAGGAGACTCATTTAACTCTTCAAATTGCAACAA GAAGCTGATCGGAGCGCGATACTACCTGAAGGCATACGAGGCCTACTACGGCGCGCTGAACACCACGTACGCCTACCGCTCGCCCCGCGACCACGACGGCCACGGCACTCACaccgcctccaccgccgccggcCGCCCCGTCCCAGGCGCTGCAGCCCTCGGTGGCTTTGCAGGCGGCACCCCCGCGTCCGGCGGCGCCCCCCTCGCCCGCCTCGCCGCCTACAAGGTCTGCTGGCCCATCCCCGGGCCCAACCCCAACATCGAGAACACCTGCTTCGAGGCCGACATGCTCGCCGCCATCGACGACGCCGTCGGAGACGGCGTCGGTGTGCTCAGCATCTCCATCGGGTCCGTCGGCGCCAAGCCCCGCCTTGACAAGGACGGCATAGCCATCGGAGCGCTGCATGCGGCGCGCCgcggcgtcgtcgtcgcctGCAGCGCCGGGAACAACGGGCCCGCGCCGGCCACCGCTTCCAACCTCGCCCCGTGGGTGATCACCGTCGGCGCCAGCAGCATCGACCGGGCCTTCCGTTCGCCGATCACGCTCGGCAGTGGGATGACGATCACG GGTCAAACAGTTACACCGTACCagttgaagaaaaagaaactctatCCTTTAATCTATGCTGGGGATGCTGTGGTTCCTGGGACTCCCACCAATGTTTCAGG GCAGTGTCTACCCAATTCTCTGTCCCCCGAAAAGGCGAGGGGCAAGATAGTCGTGTGCCTGCGAGGAAGCGGTCTGCGGGTGGCCAAGGCACTGGAGGTGAAAAGGGCCGGCGGGTCGGCCATTATACTAGGCAATCCTTTGGCTTACGCGAATGAGGTCCCCGTCGACGCCCTCCTACTACCCGGAACGGCCGTGTCAGCGAACGGTACCATCGCCATTCTCAACTACATCAACTCAAGCCGGAGACCGACCGCCACCATCGGTCGGGCTCATACTGTTTTAGATGTTAGGCCTTCGCCGGTCATGGCCCAGTTCTCCTCTCGCGGGCCCAACGTTCTCGAGCCCAATCTTCTCAAG CCCGACATTACGGCACCGGGGTTGAATATATTGGCAGCTTGGAGCGAAGCATCCTCGCCTACGAAGCTCGATGACGATCACCGGAGagtaaaatttaacattttgtCGGGGACATCGATGTCGTGCCCTCATGTATCTGCTACTGCAGCTCTTCTCAAATCCTTGTACCCTCATTGGAGCTCCGCCGCTATTAGATCTGCTATGATGACCACTG CTACCGTAAATGATGCCAACGGAGGCCCAATAATTAACGCGGCCGGACAAGTGGCCGGGCCCATGGAGTATGGATCGGGCCACATTCGGCCCAATCATGCGGCGGACTCGGGCCTCATTTACGATGCTTCGTACGAAGACTACCTCCTCTTCGGATGCGCAACCGCAGGCCTCCAATTTGACCCGTCGTTCGAGTGCCCAAAATGCCCGCCATCCCCGTCCAATCTCAACCATCCGTCCGTCACCGTCGCCAACCTCAGCGGGACCATCACCGTCCGTAGGACGGTCACCAACGTGGGCCAAAGCAAGGCCCAATACCGTGTGACCGTCCTCGAACCCGTCAGTGTTTCAGTTAAAATTAGGCCCAAAACTTTGGGCTTTAAAGCGGCGGGCCAAAGGAAGAGCTTTTTTATCACATTTAAAGCCCATGGTAAGGGTAATGGGGAATACGTGGCAGGGTCGTACACGTGGAGCGATGGGGTCCACTTTGTCAGGAGCCCTGTTGTAGTTTCTCTtgcctga
- the LOC109717707 gene encoding uncharacterized protein LOC109717707 produces MEELAESEVMWPNDEDHPIGEPSDSMSSDVRGTGYCQCTRPMDIQCGTAERTARGSGHKDEEGVADEMVPPHVLIELRGRAAGNAAFSVCYGQGRTLKGRDLAHMRDSVLRMTGFLEGQGQS; encoded by the coding sequence ATGGAAGAGCTAGCGGAGTCCGAAGTGATGTGGCCGAACGACGAGGACCACCCGATCGGTGAGCCCAGCGATTCGATGTCGTCAGACGTGCGAGGCACGGGTTATTGCCAATGCACGCGTCCGATGGACATACAGTGCGGCACAGCGGAGCGGACCGCCCGGGGATCAGGACATAAGGATGAGGAAGGGGTGGCCGATGAGATGGTGCCCCCGCACGTGCTGATCGAGCTGCGCGGAAGGGCGGCGGGGAACGCGGCCTTCTCGGTGTGCTACGGCCAGGGGAGGACGCTCAAGGGGCGCGATCTTGCGCACATGCGAGATTCCGTGCTCCGCATGACCGGATTCCTCGAGGGACAGGGACAGAGCTGA